CGACTGCTCAGTGTGGTCTATGGTCCAGCAGACTGCGTCACTTGGGGCTTGTTTAGAAATGCAGGCTGTtaagccccaccccagacctactgaatgagGATGCGtgtctttaacaaaataaaataactgccTAGTTGTCCAATACAGCAGGTAAATTCCTAACCAACCTGAATTTTGAAAGAGGAGTCAGAAGAGAGTGTTCAAGTTTACACAACATTCTTAAAGCAAGCTGGACACCCAACGTGATTAAACCAGCAGAAGGTGCTGTTTTTCAGCCTGATTTTTAAGAGCTGAGCTGATTTGCTGATCTTCCTCTTCTTTGGAGATTGGTCAAATCTGATGAAGGCAATAAAACAAATCTGTTTCTCCAGTTCCTTAGAtgcaatttattataatttttatattccagAGGTCTAAATATGGCATtgaatgtatataaatacattcaATAAACTCAATCATGAATAAGCTGTAAATATTTAATCACATGTATTTTAGTATTTAACTGGAGGTGGCAGAAGGGGTCACGGCTGGTTTCCAATGTTCCAATGCCCAGGTGAAGActgtaataaatgttttttaggCTACAGCTTTGTGTCACTATTTGGAGGAACATACAGATGAACTGAATCTCCAAGATGCTAAAATACTTGAAATTGGCGCCGGACCAGGCCTTGTTTCCATCGTGGCCAGTATtttaggtttgtttgtttattcctgaCCTTGTTTCAAAAGACCTTTCCTGTGACATGATAGCAAGTGCTTCCTGTATGACAGGCCATGGTGTAGGCTCTTGGCCATGACTTCACTCAGTGAATGTCCCCACAATGTCATGCAGCAGCGATTACTACTGTTATGCACGGAGATAAAATAACTGAGTCTTAGAGAGGTTCATGAACTTCTCCAGTCCACCCAGTTTCCACGTAAAGGAAGTGAGCATCTAGAAGCCCGACTCTGAATCCCATCCCTGTTGATGGTCACTACCCAGGTGGGGTGAGCTGGGGTTCTCTTGACATCTGGTGGGTGGAGaccggtggggggggggggggctacTAATCATCTCACAGCACACAGGACTGGACCACCCGCAAGAAAGAACTATCCAGCCCAAATTACACCAAATATGTCCAGCCTACATGCCAACAGGGCCCGGGTTGAGACATCTagtactattaaatatttctggccgggcaaggtggctcatgcctatctgtaattctagcactcttggagaccgaggcgggaggattacttgagctcaggagtttgagaccagcatgagcaagagtgagttccggtctttactaaaaatagaaaaaattagcctggagtagtggcacgtgcttgtagttccagccactcaagaggctgaggcaggaggatcgcttgagcctaggagtttgaggttgctgtgagctaggctgacaccactgcactctagtctggacaacagaatgagactgtctcaatcaatcaatatttCTTGTGTTCCTCCCTGAGTATATGCATGCTATGGCTGCCCAAATGTTTCCAGGTAATTattacaatttttctctttttctcttaggAGCTCAAGTCACAGCAACGGATCTGCCTGATGTCTTAGGAAACCTtcaatataatcttttaaaaaacacactgaAATGTACAGCACACCTGCCTGAAGTGAAAGAACTGGTATGGGGGGAAAACCTGGAACAAAACTTCCCCAAGtcaactttttattatgattatgttCTGGCCTCGGATGTAGTCTACCACCATTACTTCCTGGACAAGCTGCTCACCACCATGGTGTACTTTTCCCAGCCAGGGACTGTGCTGCTTTGGGCAAACAAGTTCAGATTCAGCACAGATTATGAATTTTTGGATAAATTCAATCAAGTTTTTGATACGACACTCTTGGCTGAATATCCAGAGTCATCTATCAAACTTTTTAAGGGGATACTAAAATGGGACTAAATCAAACAAAATGCCGTTCAAAACACTAGTGTGTCTTTTGAGCTGTTAGAAACTGCATTAGCaattaatgatttcttttataaGAATGAGGCAGTGGTGCATAAGAAATGCCTATACCTAGAACAAATGTAACTTAGTgcagatattttctaaaataagattaTCTGGCTAATCTAAATATCTACAAGTGATAATGTGAAAACACAAAAGTAGCTTTGTTGACATCCAAAAGTCTCAATTACGGTCAATGAATTttacatgaataaattaataaacaagtgGATTTCCTCCTTGTTACTTCTGTTGCAGAACACAGTTTTAAACTTGTCAATAGTTTTGTCACATGATTTTTGAAACTGGGCTCGACAGGGTCACTATAGCTTAGTTTGAAGAATCCACTTACATAGATTTTTAACTGTAGCAAAAAGAGAGGATATTCAGTGACAGAAAATAGTTAATAGGCTTAACACTGATTAAAAGTGAGAAAACTGCTGGATGAAAAACATGCATGCTGTTCTACGGACTTCTTAAGAGAGTTTACAAATACTCTCCCTCTGTGTCAATCACCTGTGATAATGTGATAAGTTCAAGTTAAATTTCTGCACTGCCTGCTTTTCTCACAATAAATACTTTACACTTTGCAGGCCACATACTGTTTTTGCAAAATATTCTTtggggtttttgtgtgtgtgtgtggttttgtttttttgcttttacagCCATCTATAAAAAGGTAAGAACCATTCTTAGCCCACAAAAACAGGCCCTGGATTAGATGTGGCCTGCAGGTCAGATTGTCAGCCCCTGGAACCACAGGCAATCTACAGTAAAATTACTGGAATTCATaagagtttagcaaggttgccaAATGTCAATATCCaaaactcaattttatttataaattctaactacaaataattagaatatgaaatttatataaagatACCACTTAATTATAGCAATatcaaatacttaggaataaatgtaacaaaagatGTATAAAACTTCTACACAAATTTATAGCATTATTGAGACAAATTAAAGATAACCTAAGTAAATGGGGAGGCATGCCAAGTTCATGCAATGGAAGACACcgtaaagatgtcaattttctcCAAATTGATCAGTACCTTATGTGAAGTCATAGTCAAAAACCCCAATATGAATTCTTGTGGAATTTGTCAAGCTAGTTCTAAAATCCTATGAAAATGAAAAGGCTAATAAGAGTCAAGACACTCCTGAAGAACCAAGTAGGAAGATGTGCTTTACAAGTACTTTAAAGATGTAGTAATTGAGATAGCAATTAGTATTAGTTGCTGATACTAATATATATtggtatctattttttttttttaagacagaatcttgctctgtcaccagggctagagtgcagtcgcgtcaccatagctcacagcaatctcctgggcttaggcgatccttctgcctcagcctcccaagtagctgggactacaggcacttgcaacgatgcccggctaattttttctgtttttagttgcccacctaatttttcttccatttttagtagagatgaggtctcgctcttgctcaggctggtcttgaactcctgagctcaaggccTCGGGTATTTCttaatacatgtacatacatactgatatttttttaagtaaactttaaAGTCCTCTGCAAAAAATTAGTAATAAGTATCTAAGTTTAAGGGCCAAATGAATATTCTAGACATAATTGGAAAGATTTAATTGcatctattttctcctttattgatACTGTCTATTAAGAACACGAGTAAGGTATTTGGTGATGAATGTTTCTAAATACTTTCAATTCCTCTGGATGGtgattaaaatttcttcttttaaaataagtgaaagtgTATCAATCAACTAACAGCAAGGCCTATGTGACAAAAACCTATTTCCAAGGTTTTAAGactaaatttaaacaaaataaaaagaggaaattatgaCGTGTTCCCTAAcctcaccagaaaaaaaaaaagttgactaaAGCAGTagccttaatttccttctcttaagcaaagggaaggaaaataaacacGCCATTTGCTACGTTCTCCCTTAGGATACAGAACTTACAAAATCAGGCCCCCAAATGTGgaagaaaagtaggaaaagatAGGATGTCTTTTATATCCAGATAATGTGTGGCAAGCACAGGATGTTCACCTGGTGATTCCTCATTATTTGACCCAGTTTTacttgctgctgcttctctctcATGTGAAAAAGGGTGGGAAAGATAAGTCAATCTGGAAATCCTTGGTTTGTCAGTATGAAGCTCTGTAATCAAGTCAGTCGATTTCagcataaaaatagagacatatagTAATGGAATAGAAGAGAGTACCAAAATGGACCCACATATatgtggtcaattgatttttggcaaaggtaattcaatgggAAAGTATGGTCTTTTAAACCAGTGGTGCTAGAACAATTACCCACGTACACACAGAGAACTCTGAACCTTctctcataccatacacaaaaattaaattgaaattgaTCATGGACCTAAATACAAGAGTTAAAgttataaaaactacaaaactactagaaaaaggataaaatctGTGTTACCTTGGGTTAGACCAAGAtatcttagatatgacaccaagtATAAATCATCAATggaaaaaatgttgagaaaatatttgcaaaatacatagCTGAAAAAGGGCttgtatacaaaatatataaagaactttcacaACTCAGTAAGACAGACATCCATctgaaaaaattggcaaaaaaattgaaatagaaattttaccaaagaagatacacaaatgtcTAACAAGCTCATtatttattagggaaatgcaaattaaaatcatgagatACACAACCAGTAAAATGGCCAAAGTTAAAAAagtgacaatatcaagtgttgatgaggatgtgcaAAACCTacaacactcacacactgctcgtgggaatgtaaaatggtacagtcactttggaaaacagtttgctaGTTTCTTACtatgttaaaaagaaacataTCACATGACTCAGCCATTTCAGTCCTACATACCTAcccaagataaatttaaaatatatgcccCCACAAAAGACTTGtaaacaaatgttcacagcagcattatttatatagCCTCAAATATAAACAATCCAAATATTATAAACTGGTAAATGGACAAAATCACACAATGCAGTTTTTACTCagaagtaaaaaggaatgaatggataTACTCAACATGGGTGAAACTCAAgaacattatgcttagtgaaagaagGCATAAAAGATAtatcgtatgattccatttatatgaaatttctggAAAAGTCAAAACTTTAGAGATGGAAAGCAGATCACTGGTTGTCTGGGGCGAGCAGTGAGAATGGAGATTGACTACACATGGGCAGAAGGGAACTCTTTCAGACGAATGGAATTGTTGTAAAACTAGATTGGGCTGATGGTTGCACTAGAGACGTTAGACCGTACACTTAAAATGcttaaattttatagtatgtaaattacacctcaataaagttaaaaaatccCCCCCATGGTTTTTCCCAAATATAACACAAATTCTCTCTCAAATCCTCTACTTTTCATGTATACAGCACACCGGGAACTACCAAGAAAATTTTAGCAATGGGACGCTGCCTCCTAAGTCTCTTCTTAGACTTACAAATGCATTTCTTTCACAGTCCCAGGGCAAAGGGATATGATCATACACTTATTTTGTAAATGCACAGAATTCTGCCCTTTTAGAAAAGTTGGACTGATTGCAGTTATAAGAatctttttcttccaattttttaattaaagaaaaatttaattatgtgaaaagtagagaaattatactttaaatatgtgcagtttattgtacaGCAACTAGAGCTCAATAATCTGCTAAATAAGTAGATGAGTATTGTGAACCCCTCCATCCTCTCATGAATTTTCAACTCACAAAAAATTTTGCATCACCTAAACCTCCTGGGAGAGGCCCAAGAACCTTTCATGTTAGAGCAGCACTAACATCTCCTTTTTCTAGATTCTAGgaatttattgtttccttttttcaattTATTACCCATTACTACCAATGCAGTTTTCTCCTCTTAGTTTACTGTGTTTGGACTCAAAgttcagaatttctttcttattcctcaaaaaaaattctttccattcaagagacttttttccccccttttgttGGGGGAGGGAAAGGATCCTATCCATCTGCCTACACAGGCTTCGCTGAGTTAAAGCCTGCAGGGAAAGACAAGACACATATATTCTTAATGCTGGGGTGTTGGgaatacagaaaatgaaacattgcTGAGGAGAAGCCttggttaaataatttttgagttgTAACAGACACATTGAATCCAACACCATAATTTTCTAGATGGGATCCATGGGGGTCAAGTGATTTGGCTTGTCAGTGCCTGAACCAGGACTAGACAGCTAAGACCCAGGATAGGGTTTCCAGCCTATGGACATGCCACCAAAGCTAGGATGGAGTGAGAAGGGGTTTGAGGTTTGTGGTACCTAAGAAAAGGACAAGCCTGGGCTCTTCTGGTGTAAAGAGAAGTTATACTAGGAAGCAGGTCAATATTAGTAAGGAGTGAGAAATCCCATGAGACGGCAAAACTACCAGTAACAACCAGGAACTACCTTTTATCATTGGAAAGGGGCCACAGAACCAATATTGACCACCTTCTGTTTACCTAGCTCTTTCAGTTGTCTTCGGTGGGTGTGTGCAAACATTGGCCACTATGACCGAAACAGGAAAACTGTCACCTGACTTTTTAAAGCACCATCTTACcgcctgaattatttttaatcacatagAGACAAACAATAATGATTTTACTGAGGATACCTTCTAAAGCTTACCTGGGTCCAGCTGTTACCATGGAAGCCCAGTATAATGCAGACAAAAAGCAGCGGGTGACAGCAGCCTTGTATAACTGCTTCCAATTATAGGAGTCATAAACAGATGGGTAtggctctgttccaataaaacaatttacaaaaacaggcagcagtaCAGTTTTGGCTTGTGGGCCACAGTTTACTGATTCCTATTCCTTGAAATGGAAACACCTGGGCTGTGAAATAGGTTTCTGTAATCAATAATCAATCAGCAGTATGATCTTGGGAAGTCATCCTACCCTTTCTGAGCTTCTGGATTCCCTCACTGGACTAAATAAACCTGTATACATGGAGACCTGTACCTGTGCAGGTGAAAGTATGCATATGTGTACAAGAAAGCAAATGTGGTTGTTCATGGATGGTCTTTAGACTCTAGATGCCCCAGAAATTGTGTGCGGTTTATAtgcatatttctattttctcataaAGGTTCTAATGCTTTCATGAGATGAAACAAAAATAGTTATGAATGACCAGACAAGATTATCAGTAGGTCTTTTGCAGTGGTAAATTTTAAGGAAACAAGATTAAAAAACCATACACACACCATTCCAATTAGATAAGTAACTATAGACTTTTTAATATGATTTACGTGTGTGTTTATTTCATGCATTAATGATGAGAGAAGCAGGTATTATAgccaaaaggataaaaataataaaaagttaaacatacacaaaagttaaTCACACAATAAGAACTGGAAATATACTCAAATAATTATAAGCCTATaagaaacattataaaataaattatcttatgtttaattttttgtctgtgatttaatatattgttataaccccaaattttatttatgaaaaattaagaCCAACTTTAAGAAGCTTCAATattcacttttattatttattaaaaaaaattaaggtatagAGTGCGTATGGTGTACTGTGATCTTGGTTTTGCACATTTATTCACGTGTTTTACATTATTTCAACTTTAATAAACATACCATATGTGTATCTTTACAATACCTGATAAAGATTTAGCTGTCTGGCACTTATACATGTATTATTAGTTCATTCTGATGCTCTGCACTTCAAGAGGATGTTCAAATGACTTGCCTGTAATAATCCCAAGATGAAGATTTATGGAAACAGTTATGCTCCAGCAACTGCCAGGGATTTGTGCCATTTCCCCCCTGTAATTCAGTGTAAACGTTTgccaaaagacaagaaaaaaaaaaatctggaaatgaagttcttttaatttttagtccaataaataattttagctaCGCTTAATGTAGCTTTTTTAAGGCCTTCatacaattgaaaaaaaaagttgagcatGTTAAAACcctgttctcatttataaaataaaaaatagaattttacagGTTTGCAGTTAAAAGTTACTGTTCAAAACCTATCATGCATGTGTAAGCTGCAACCCAACTCAAAGGCCTGGGTGCTGGCAGGCAGGGCATATCCCTGAGCCAGCAATGGTGAGGCAGTAAGAAAACACCATGATGTCAGAGGTCTAGATTTACATGTATTAAGCCACACGCCAATGAATTCTCTCATAAATACACATCATTTTAATAATCAGTATTTGATAGTGGATGAAAACATGCATTAGACTAAAAATGccacaaatttgtttttatatccattcactataaaacttcctttttaaaaatttaaagtcttGGTTTCTATTTTAGAATACACAATAATCAGGAGGATACATGATGGGGAGCCAGTTTTCAGTAAAAGATGCACAATGAGTCCATCCAAGTAACTTCATCAGCTACAACAAAACACAGTAACATATTACTAAGGGAAATGACAGATTTTCAAGCTCAATATTGAGGGTAAATTCTGTATTaaatattcagtaataaaaaagtaGTAGCATATAGAATCTTCCTTCCATCAGCCAACCAtcaacccacccacccactcattgTCCGTCCTTCCTACCAATCAACTTTTCTTAACTAACAACTAATCAACCAACTTTCTGCCTGATTATTATCTCTACCaagtttccttctttccctctttcctactaacctttctgtcttcctttcttccttccagctTAACCTACTTGTTCCGTTCCTTCCTACCAATCtaacttcctttcattttttctgaGTGCCCACTATTAAGTCAAATCATCTTCTAAGCATCAGGAAAACAGCACCAAACAAACTCAACTCccactttcaggaaaaaaaaataataataagcaaattaataaatggatgaataaagaagtaaataatatatttatcaggcatatagtaaaaataataccTGATACAATACAAAGTAACTGGGCAGTTAGATAGTCAAGAAAGgatctctgagaaggtgacatttaagctgaatttgaatgacaagaaaaaaaatctctgaaaatctAGGGGAAGAGCTTTCCATATAGTTGTAACAGTTAGTGCTAAAATCCTTCTGGGAAAGGGTGTGGCTGCTTTAGCCAAGCAGAGAGAGGCTgctgtggcagaggcagaatttaTAAGGGCAAATGTGGTATGAGACAGGGCTGGAGAGGTAGGCGGGAGCCTTCTAGGCCACAGGGGGAGTTTGGATCTTATTACAAATGTGATGGAAAATCACCAGTCATCttttctggctgctgtgtggaaaatAGACAGTAGCGGGGCAGAGTAGAGGGGAGACAAGTTCTAAAACACCCCTGATGTGAGGGTCTGCGGGGAGATCATTGGCTTCTCAGACATAAGTACTCAGATTATATTTTATGTGATGAGAATCACACAAGACATATCAACAACTGGCTCCAGAAAGAATTTTCTTGATCTCATCAAAGATGTGAAGGAgccaattttaaatgttttacaatttgGACTGACTGGTGAAGGTAAACAGAAAAAGTTCTAAGAGCAAAGATAACTTATACCTTACTCTAATTATCAAAAGTTTTCAGAGGAACCTCCCAGTCCGTTTTACATCCCAAGCATACTTTGAATATAGAGTGTAAGTAACCCAGCTCAGCCCCTTCGGTGCATCTGGCACCACCAAAATCCCCTGCCTTCATACATGCAAACCAACTGGCCAAAGACAAGGTAAGACTACAGTAATGAGAAGCTTATAAAAAACTTGACAATTTCACACTTGACAATTAACTTGTGCAGAAAACTCAACTATAGAATTTCTCTGCCTATTtgatatatgataaaataattaacaaaaatggCCTATCATCtcaaatgaagaataaaactcaatataaactttaaaagtcCACCATTTTAGAACTGATGTAACATGTATTTAAAAGGAATTGGTTCCTTCAAAAAGGAAAACTGTCTTCTAATTATACAAGATTCAAAATGCATTTTGTCCTTGCTGAAAACATTTGAggctaaatatacattttatggaTAGGAgtaaaaaatgttcttaaaattcAAATAGTTTATTGACTGTCTCTCATGTATTTTATAGTTCAGATTACATTACTGAAAGTATAACTGGTCATGATAAAAATCAGTATTCTTATATATTTCTACCCCAAACTTTTCTAGTTATCTTGTTACTATGCAATATTGAAGTGACAGTTaacagtgacattttaaaaatcacttacttgaatacaatttttccagttttcttttgttggtttttcttcCACAAGTTTAGTTGCAAATTTAAGGCCTCTcccatacattttatttactaatGCATGCTTATATGCAAATGTCAAAACCTAGAATATGAAAAAAGATAAAGCTTACTTAcgatatgtttacattttaaggCACAtagctttaataataaaaaaattaaggttttaaCAGAAGtatagcttttaaaatgaatatgttacatcaagtaaattttttaaaactttttttttttgagataagtgtcttactttgtcaccctggatggagtgcagtgacatcattgtagctcactgcaacttcaagctcctgggctcaagcgatcctcctgcctcagcctcccaagtagctgggactacaggcatgcaccacgatgcctggctaatttttctatttttagtagagacaggatctcactgttactcaggctggtcttaaactcctgagatcaagcagtcctcccgccttggcctctcagagtgctagaattacaggcgtgagccactgtgcctggcctttaaaatttttttaaagaataattaattaaTGTCTTCAGAAGAGCCAGGTATTCCTCAGAACAGATCATTTATTTTGGGGAAGAAAACTAATATTATAAGAAATCACTAGCtcttgaaatgcattttaaaataacctcTTCATGCAAAAGAAACCAGAGctaacaaaaataattacaaaaactgCAAATTGGGATAGGAATCCAAAAATGTAGTCACTACAAATCAGCAGTCCCAAACCTTTTGGCACCACAGACTGGTtttatgaaagataatttttccatggacccagAGGTGGGTGGCGAATGGTTTCGGGATGagtcaagtgcattacatttattgtgcactttatttctattattattacattgtcacctgccactcactgatagggttttgatatgagtctgcaagcaattgatttattacggtctctgtgcagtcatctctctgctaatgataatctgtatttgcagccgctccccagtgctaacATCACCGCTTCAattccacctcagatcatcaggtattagattctcacaaggagcatgcaacctagatcccctgcatgtgcagtttacagtagggttcacaatCCTGTGAGAATCTTATGTCACTgcagatctgacaggaggcagcgctcaggcggtgatgcaagcgatggggagtggctgtaaatacagatgaagcttcactcccttgcctgctgctcacctcctgctgtgtggcccgcacatcaggagttggagactgcaggtATAAATTACCAAAACCGCAAgtgaggaaaaaagtaaaacaaacaaacaaacaaacaaacaaacaaaaagcattagATTATATGAACATGTTCCTTTTGTACAAGTTTTATACCTGTCAAATATACttgtaatcatttatttatatttctggtCTCCACTTTAGAATGTGGAGAATGTACTCAAGGAAAGGAATCCTGTTACATCTTCGGTCCCCAATACCTGGGCCTTGGATctgtaccagtccatggccttttaggaaccaggcagcacagcaggtgagcagcacatgagtgaagcttcatctgtatttacagctgctccctgtTGCTCTCATCACCACCTGACTCcgcctctccccccacccccaatctgtggaaaaattgtcttccatgaaatcggtcCCTGGTGGCAAAAAGGTTGGGCACTGCTGTGTTACACTGATTTGTACTCTAAAGCCAAGTAAAGTGTTGAACAATTGTTGCCATAATGTAGTACACAGATAATATAATGCAAAGCTCCCAATATAGTAGTACTATTGCAAAAACAGAATTATCTATGACAATTTTATTATGATGGTCACCAAATGTTTATCGATCTCTGTTACATTCCTCAAAGACAGGGACCAGGTTATTATTGGTCTTTATGTTTCCAGCAGCCagcagtgtttggcacatagcaGGCCCTCAGTAACTGTTAACAGTAACAGCAAACATTGTTGGGGACCTTCCAAGTGCTTAATACTCATTCATAACGGCTATATGGTAGGTAGTGTAATAACAAAGTGAGGCATCAAAATTTAGTAACCTGCCTGAGGTCATGGATAAAAGTGGTTAGAGGGAAACTGAAGGGGTCTAATTTCAGATCCAAATCTTAATCTCTCGTGCAATACTGACTCCTTCAGTTTCATGAATATGACTGAGTACCTGCCATAAAGTACCACTGTTCTGTAGTGGGAAAATTTGAAGCATATAGGAAGAATTTTTTCCTACTTCCTCAGTTCTTTACTGCAAATTATCATAATTAATCCTGAGAACAAACATCTATCtactaaaaca
Above is a genomic segment from Lemur catta isolate mLemCat1 chromosome 13, mLemCat1.pri, whole genome shotgun sequence containing:
- the METTL21C gene encoding protein-lysine methyltransferase METTL21C, with the protein product MDVCLSSVQQPGCVGGEPSSPAGWLEAEKEGALQKDGAGGPPGGSNKIEPTLHSLQKFVPTDYASYTQEYYRFAGKKIVIQESIESYGAVVWPGATALCHYLEEHTDELNLQDAKILEIGAGPGLVSIVASILGAQVTATDLPDVLGNLQYNLLKNTLKCTAHLPEVKELVWGENLEQNFPKSTFYYDYVLASDVVYHHYFLDKLLTTMVYFSQPGTVLLWANKFRFSTDYEFLDKFNQVFDTTLLAEYPESSIKLFKGILKWD